In the Candidatus Bathyarchaeia archaeon genome, CATATACAAGATTGTTGCGACCTTTGAAGGAAGCGATTCCTACTGGCCATCATATAATCAAATCTCTGTTGGCGTTTCACCGTCAGCTGCGGGAGGCGGTCAAACCCCCACACCATCAGCGCCACCCACTGGAACAGGTAGCCCAGCAGTTTCGCCCAGTTTGACATCCACCCCAACAAGTGCGCCTTCGCCGACTGGAGGCACCCCCGTCACAGTCTACATAGCCATAATTGCAATTGTAATCATAATTGCGGTAATTGCAGCGGCAGTCATCCTTCGAAGACGTTAATAAAACCCTTCTTTCCTTCTTCTTTTTTTGTTCCCAGAATTGTTGAAGCGTAGCCGTTTTTCAGGTTTTTTTGTAGGTGGGCAAAAAGGTTTAATACACATTTGCAGGCTTGTTTTTGTTCAGCACGGATGGGAAATGAGTGAGAGTTGTTGTCCACTGGAGTGGCGGCAAGGACTGCTGCACCGCGTACCACAAAATCATTGAACAAGGTCACGAAGTCGCGTGCCTAGTCACCTACGTTTACATGGAGCCCTACATTTTTCACAGCTTCAAGGTCATTGAGCAGCAGGTTAAGGCGCTTGGTGTGCCGCATGTTTTTGTGAAAATCACTGACAACCGTTACGACGACATCATGGGAACTCTGGAACGGCTGCACAAAGAGCAAAAGGTTGAAGCTATCGTCACTGGCGACATTGATAACGTGCATCACAGGAGGGTTTGGAGGGAAGCCTGCAAAAAATTGGACATGAAACTAATCATGCCCTTGTGGGACAGACCGTTAAACTTGATTCCAGGCAGCCGCTACCGTAAACGCATCATGAACATGGAGCTATCAACGGGTGTTAAGGCGATCATGAGCTGTGTTGACCAGCGGTATTTTACGCCTGAATGGTTGGGACGCAAGATTGACAAGCAATGTATTGAGGACATGAAGCCACTCGTGGGTCCAGCCGGCAAGGGCATAGATGTTTCAGGTGAACCTGGCGAGTACCACTCTACGACGTTAGATGCACCGTTGTTTAAGCAGTCCATTGAGATTACCAAGTTCACTAAACGCAATAAGGTTGTGGATTTTGGGGGTTCGCCGTATCGGGAAGGCGACTTCTTGTACTTGGACATTGAAGAAGCAGTTCTAAGACCCAAGAAAAACGCAGAACCCCAATAGGCATTCATAAGGCGCCAAGAAAGTTACTTGGCGAGTTATTCGCCAGTGTATTTCTCAGGTTTAGGCGGACGTACAAGTTTATAGCTTTGTTTTAGCGTTGTAAAGAAACCTTCGCGGCGGATTTTACGGAGAATTCTTCGGGGTGAGCGGCTAAACGCCATGTGGAAACGCATCTGGATTTTAGTCAAAGACTCATAATCGAAATCATCAGTTTTCACGTAAAGCAAGAAGTCTTCTTCGCGGTTGTAGAGCTTGTTTTGTTTGACTTCATCGTAGAGGACGCTGTCTGGGTAAGCCACGTAAATGTTGAACCTGCACCAGTCAGGGTCTAGTTTAATGGCGAACTGTAGGGACTTTTCCATGTCTTCAACGGTTTCGCCAGGGATGCCCATGATGAAGGAGCACGCGACTTGCAGGTGTTCTTTGCGGCACATCTTCACGGCTTGTTTTACTTGTTCAAGGGTTATCCGTTTGTTTAGCCGCTCCAGTATACGTGGAG is a window encoding:
- a CDS encoding diphthine--ammonia ligase, which encodes MRVVVHWSGGKDCCTAYHKIIEQGHEVACLVTYVYMEPYIFHSFKVIEQQVKALGVPHVFVKITDNRYDDIMGTLERLHKEQKVEAIVTGDIDNVHHRRVWREACKKLDMKLIMPLWDRPLNLIPGSRYRKRIMNMELSTGVKAIMSCVDQRYFTPEWLGRKIDKQCIEDMKPLVGPAGKGIDVSGEPGEYHSTTLDAPLFKQSIEITKFTKRNKVVDFGGSPYREGDFLYLDIEEAVLRPKKNAEPQ